The following coding sequences are from one Vulpes vulpes isolate BD-2025 chromosome 12, VulVul3, whole genome shotgun sequence window:
- the NHLRC1 gene encoding E3 ubiquitin-protein ligase NHLRC1 has product MGAEAAGSGRALRELVREAEVSLLECKVCFERFGHRQQRRPRNLPCGHVVCLACVAALAHPRTLALECPFCRRACRGCDTSDCLPVLHLLELLGSAPRPAPAAPRAAPCAPGALACHHAFGGWGTLVNPTGLALCPKTGRVVVVHDGRRRVKIFDSGGGCAHQFGEKGEAAQDIRYPLDVAVTNDCHVVVTDAGDRSIKVFDFFGQIKLVIGDQFSLPWGVETTPQNGVVVTDAEAGSLHLLEVDFAEGALQRTEKLQGHLCSPRGVAVSWLTGAIAVLEHPPGLGTGAGSTAVKVFSPAMQLIGQVDTFGLSLFFPSRITASAVTFDHQGNVIVADTSSQAVLCLGQPEEFPVLKPIITHGLSHPVALTFTKENSLLVLDSAAHSVKVYKADWG; this is encoded by the coding sequence ATGGGGGCCGAggcggcggggagcgggcgggcgcTGCGGGAGCTGGTGCGCGAGGCCGAGGTCAGCCTGCTCGAGTGCAAGGTGTGCTTCGAGAGGTTCGGCCACCGCCAGCAGCGGCGCCCGCGCAACCTGCCCTGCGGCCACGTGGTGTGCCTGGCCTGCGTGGCGGCCCTGGCGCACCCGCGGACGCTGGCCCTGGAGTGCCCCTTCTGCCGCCGGGCCTGCCGCGGCTGCGACACCAGCGACTGCCTGCCGGTGCTTCACCTCCTGGAGCTGCTGGGCTCggcgcctcgccccgcccccgccgcgccccgcgccgccccctgcgccccgggcGCCCTCGCCTGCCACCACGCGTTCGGGGGCTGGGGGACCCTGGTCAACCCCACGGGGCTGGCGCTGTGCCCCAAGACGGGGCGGGTCGTGGTGGTGCACGACGGCAGGCGGCGGGTCAAGATCTTTGACTCCGGGGGAGGATGCGCTCATCAGtttggagagaagggggaggctGCCCAGGACATTAGGTACCCCCTCGACGTCGCCGTCACCAACGACTGCCACGTGGTTGTCACCGACGCCGGCGACCGGTCCATcaaagtgtttgatttttttggcCAGATCAAGCTCGTCATCGGAGACCAGTTTTCCTTACCTTGGGGCGTGGAGACCACCCCTCAGAATGGGGTCGTGGTAACTGACGCCGAGGCAGGGTCGCTGCACCTGCTGGAAGTCGACTTTGCAGAAGGAGCCCTCCAGAGGACTGAAAAGCTGCAGGGTCATCTGTGCAGCCCGCGAGGGGTGGCCGTGTCCTGGCTCACTGGGGCCATCGCGGTCCTGGAGCACCCTCCGGGGCTGGGGACTGGGGCGGGCAGCACCGCCGTGAAGGTGTTCAGCCCAGCTATGCAGCTGATCGGCCAGGTGGATACCTTTGGGCTCAGCCTCTTTTTCCCCTCCAGAATAACTGCCTCCGCCGTGACCTTTGATCACCAGGGGAATGTGATTGTGGCGGATACTTCTAGTCAGGCCGTCCTGTGCTTGGGACAGCCTGAGGAATTTCCAGTCCTGAAGCCCATCATCACCCATGGTCTTTCCCATCCTGTGGCACTGACCTTCACCAAGGAGAATTCTCTTCTTGTGCTGGACAGTGCAGCCCATTCCGTAAAAGTCTACAAGGCTGACTGGGGGTAA